A stretch of the Nitrososphaera sp. genome encodes the following:
- a CDS encoding 2-oxoacid:ferredoxin oxidoreductase subunit alpha, with protein sequence MPEKIVNSMSWVIGGAQGSGVDSAANIFSRACAIGGLQIFGKREYYSNIKGEHSYFTVRVSERPVHSHIECISMLVTFDAETVFRHFDEVSAGGAIIYDADAVHTLLTEVPTIDDPAVDRIRSLLEKAGLGLSVKDALSLARSRGAVLYEIPFFQVLEEFAKQVNDPSLSKLSRMVNVMALAASMAILDFDLGALTKAISFIFRNKPKVAQLNIQAATHIYNYARSKFSSQQTLYSLKTRQPDSDTIIAQGNQSSAMGKMVAGCRFQTYYPITPASDDSEFLESNEVLDLYDSGGKGSTVVVQTEDEIAAIAMAIGSSLTGARSATATSGPGFSLMAEALGWAGINEVPLVVSLYQRAGPSTGLPTRHEQGDLLFAINAGHGEFPKIVLASADVEESFYDTIMAFNLADRYQVPVIHMMDKAIANCVTTCKNFDLSRARIDRGNFSRRVEKSENTGAAGHYLRFKLSDSDPISPRIPLGTEGAIFWNTGDEHTEEGHITEDPEVRTRMMEKRMGKLDLALTEIPASEMAREYGDKTSDIALLTWGSTKGVILDAMEMLEENDGIRVKMIQLRLMNPFPRELVESMLRDCKVVIDVEMNYSGQLGSLVMQNIGRKMDYQIVKYNGRPMSLDEVYNAVKRIVAAYKNGSKSPRRQVLKSGA encoded by the coding sequence ATGCCCGAAAAGATCGTGAACTCCATGTCATGGGTCATAGGCGGCGCTCAAGGAAGCGGCGTCGACTCGGCCGCAAACATATTTTCTCGCGCATGTGCGATTGGCGGACTGCAAATTTTCGGCAAGCGCGAGTATTATTCGAATATCAAAGGTGAACACAGCTACTTCACGGTCAGGGTGTCGGAACGGCCAGTACACTCTCATATAGAATGTATTAGCATGCTTGTAACTTTCGACGCGGAAACCGTCTTCAGACATTTCGACGAGGTGTCGGCCGGCGGCGCTATCATCTACGATGCGGACGCTGTGCACACTCTGCTGACAGAAGTGCCTACCATTGATGACCCCGCAGTCGACAGGATTAGATCGCTTCTAGAGAAAGCCGGCCTTGGATTGAGCGTCAAGGACGCGCTATCACTTGCCCGTTCACGGGGGGCCGTATTGTACGAGATTCCGTTTTTCCAGGTTCTTGAGGAATTTGCAAAGCAGGTCAACGACCCGTCGCTTAGCAAACTCTCACGCATGGTCAACGTCATGGCCCTTGCAGCCTCTATGGCCATTTTGGACTTTGATCTAGGGGCACTCACAAAGGCAATATCGTTTATCTTTCGCAACAAGCCAAAAGTGGCCCAGCTCAACATTCAAGCCGCGACGCACATTTACAATTATGCAAGATCGAAATTTTCCAGCCAGCAGACACTGTACTCGCTAAAGACACGCCAGCCGGATAGTGATACAATAATTGCTCAGGGCAACCAGTCCTCGGCTATGGGCAAGATGGTTGCGGGCTGCCGGTTTCAGACCTACTATCCCATCACGCCCGCCAGCGACGACAGCGAATTTCTTGAATCAAACGAGGTGCTTGACCTCTACGATTCCGGCGGCAAGGGCTCCACCGTCGTAGTTCAGACCGAGGACGAGATCGCGGCGATTGCGATGGCCATAGGCAGCTCGCTGACAGGAGCACGATCTGCTACTGCTACGTCGGGTCCAGGGTTTTCGCTCATGGCAGAGGCGCTTGGCTGGGCAGGAATCAACGAGGTTCCCCTCGTCGTGTCGCTTTACCAGCGAGCCGGACCTTCAACGGGCCTGCCAACCAGGCACGAGCAGGGCGACCTTTTGTTTGCCATAAACGCGGGGCACGGCGAGTTCCCGAAAATAGTTCTCGCATCAGCTGATGTCGAGGAGAGCTTTTACGATACAATCATGGCGTTCAACCTCGCTGACAGATACCAGGTCCCCGTCATTCACATGATGGACAAGGCAATCGCCAACTGCGTGACCACCTGCAAGAACTTTGACCTTTCTCGGGCGCGTATTGACAGGGGCAACTTTTCCAGGCGCGTAGAGAAATCCGAGAATACCGGCGCCGCGGGGCACTACCTCAGGTTCAAGCTGTCAGATTCAGACCCAATCAGTCCCCGCATACCGCTTGGCACCGAAGGCGCCATATTCTGGAACACCGGCGACGAGCACACTGAGGAAGGCCACATTACCGAGGACCCTGAAGTGAGGACGAGGATGATGGAGAAAAGAATGGGCAAACTTGACCTTGCGCTGACTGAAATTCCTGCGTCTGAAATGGCTCGCGAATACGGCGACAAAACAAGCGACATTGCATTATTGACTTGGGGTTCTACCAAGGGAGTAATCCTCGATGCAATGGAAATGCTTGAAGAAAACGACGGAATCCGTGTAAAAATGATTCAACTGCGCCTCATGAACCCTTTTCCACGGGAACTCGTGGAATCAATGCTGAGGGACTGCAAAGTGGTAATTGACGTGGAGATGAACTACTCGGGCCAGTTGGGATCCCTTGTGATGCAAAATATCGGCAGAAAAATGGATTACCAGATTGTAAAGTACAACGGCCGGCCGATGTCGCTTGACGAGGTTTATAATGCTGTAAAGCGAATAGTTGCAGCGTACAAGAATGGAAGCAAGTCACCAAGGAGGCAGGTGCTGAAAAGTGGCGCTTAA
- a CDS encoding 2-oxoacid:ferredoxin oxidoreductase subunit beta, with protein sequence MALKLADYKTEVHNDWCPGCGDFGILNAIQMALADMQVPPSGATIFSGIGCSGKTPHFIRTYGVHTLHGRVLPFAQGAKLANPQLHVLAVGGDGDGLGIGAGHFVSAGRRNVDMAYIIFNNAVYGLTKGQASPTLKLGMKTKSLPQPNVNNSVNPIALALVAGFTFLARGYAYDVRHLKDMIRKAVEHKGLAFVDVLQPCPTYNDINTREWFQGADNMNPETGKDMPRTYKLEETGYDGIVHSPEELNQKMAQVIEKSNEWGSRIPLGVFYQNEHVPTYQERISARIPTYLKDAPAVQRIADDTGKPVTNIERLLGDLRVDQ encoded by the coding sequence GTGGCGCTTAAGCTGGCCGATTACAAGACCGAGGTTCACAATGACTGGTGTCCCGGCTGCGGCGACTTTGGCATCCTGAACGCGATCCAAATGGCCTTGGCTGACATGCAGGTGCCTCCCTCAGGCGCGACCATATTCTCCGGCATAGGCTGCTCCGGAAAGACGCCCCATTTTATTCGCACTTATGGCGTACATACACTTCACGGAAGGGTTTTGCCGTTTGCCCAGGGAGCCAAGCTTGCAAATCCGCAGCTGCATGTTCTCGCGGTTGGCGGCGATGGCGATGGCCTTGGAATTGGAGCAGGCCATTTTGTAAGCGCCGGGCGCAGAAACGTCGACATGGCCTACATTATCTTCAATAACGCGGTATACGGCCTTACGAAGGGGCAGGCCTCTCCTACGCTGAAACTTGGAATGAAGACCAAGTCACTGCCTCAACCAAACGTCAATAATTCGGTAAATCCGATAGCGCTTGCACTCGTCGCAGGATTTACCTTTCTTGCCCGTGGCTACGCATACGATGTTCGGCATCTAAAGGACATGATTAGAAAGGCAGTCGAGCACAAGGGCCTTGCATTTGTTGACGTGCTACAGCCATGTCCAACTTACAACGACATCAATACGAGAGAGTGGTTCCAGGGAGCAGACAACATGAACCCGGAGACAGGAAAAGACATGCCAAGGACGTACAAGCTTGAAGAGACCGGCTATGATGGCATCGTGCACAGCCCGGAGGAGCTGAACCAAAAGATGGCGCAGGTGATAGAAAAATCAAACGAATGGGGCTCCAGGATACCGCTCGGAGTGTTTTACCAGAATGAGCACGTTCCAACGTACCAGGAGAGGATATCCGCAAGAATCCCGACTTACCTGAAAGATGCCCCTGCCGTGCAGAGGATAGCTGATGACACTGGCAAGCCGGTGACAAACATCGAGCGCTTGTTAGGCGACCTGCGCGTAGACCAATAA
- a CDS encoding Nramp family divalent metal transporter: MDNTDTPSDGLAENGGASNPVGEQQGNRTRQNPVRSFLNTLGPGIVTGAADDDPSGIATYSQAGAQFGLGMLWMVLFMFPLMTAVQEMCARIGLVTGDGLGKVISNRYSRKVMFPLAGLLLIANTVNIGADIGAMSASAKLLLPQAPMALVTIGFTAFILAAEILIPYRAYVRVLKYLSLALFAYLISAIIVGGSWSELLESTLVPTFQLSPEFAVMFVAVLGTTISPYLFFWQASEEAEEKVTEGVIREISGTDRPRLKREEMRKMKADVVMGMAFSQAITWFVIVTAANTLHAHGETNITTAEQAASALEPLVKTFPHAGELAKTIFAAGIIGTGLLSVPVLAGASAYCLSDGFGWKQGLHKKFGQAKAFYAVIGASTLIGLWINFSGIDVIKALVYAAVINGIMAVPILVAVMRIANDRTVLGRRTNGRLSNGLGWLTVAVMGGANVVLFVFWKQAFG, encoded by the coding sequence TTGGACAATACTGACACGCCTTCTGACGGGCTGGCAGAAAATGGCGGCGCCTCAAATCCAGTTGGGGAGCAGCAAGGTAACAGGACCCGGCAAAACCCGGTGCGGTCTTTTCTGAATACCTTGGGACCGGGCATAGTCACAGGGGCTGCAGACGACGATCCATCCGGCATTGCAACCTATTCTCAGGCAGGCGCGCAGTTCGGACTTGGCATGCTCTGGATGGTGCTTTTCATGTTTCCTTTAATGACTGCAGTCCAAGAGATGTGCGCCAGGATAGGTCTTGTAACGGGTGATGGACTAGGCAAGGTCATTTCCAACCGGTATAGCCGCAAGGTCATGTTTCCCCTTGCAGGACTCTTACTCATTGCCAATACGGTTAACATTGGTGCCGACATAGGCGCCATGTCCGCGTCTGCCAAACTCCTGCTTCCGCAAGCGCCAATGGCGCTGGTAACAATCGGGTTTACGGCATTTATTCTGGCTGCAGAGATTCTAATCCCGTACAGGGCGTACGTAAGGGTTCTGAAGTATCTGTCACTTGCGCTCTTTGCTTATCTGATATCAGCGATTATTGTCGGCGGAAGCTGGTCAGAACTGCTGGAAAGCACGTTAGTACCGACATTCCAACTATCGCCGGAATTTGCGGTCATGTTTGTGGCCGTACTAGGCACTACCATTTCGCCGTATCTGTTCTTTTGGCAGGCATCGGAAGAGGCGGAAGAAAAGGTCACGGAAGGAGTAATTAGGGAAATTAGCGGAACCGACAGGCCGCGGCTCAAAAGAGAGGAAATGCGAAAAATGAAAGCAGATGTTGTGATGGGTATGGCGTTTTCGCAGGCCATTACCTGGTTTGTTATCGTTACGGCCGCAAACACGCTTCACGCTCATGGCGAGACGAACATCACAACTGCTGAACAAGCCGCTTCTGCGCTAGAGCCGCTTGTCAAGACATTCCCGCATGCCGGCGAGCTTGCCAAAACGATATTTGCGGCCGGAATAATCGGCACGGGACTTCTCTCCGTACCGGTACTTGCTGGGGCGTCAGCATACTGCTTGTCGGACGGATTTGGCTGGAAGCAGGGCCTCCACAAAAAGTTCGGGCAGGCGAAGGCATTCTACGCCGTAATTGGAGCCTCAACTCTAATCGGGCTGTGGATCAATTTTTCGGGAATTGACGTCATAAAGGCGCTTGTATATGCCGCGGTGATTAACGGAATAATGGCAGTCCCTATCCTAGTGGCGGTAATGAGAATAGCGAACGACCGCACCGTGCTAGGCAGGCGAACAAACGGCAGGCTTTCAAACGGGCTTGGGTGGCTCACAGTCGCCGTGATGGGAGGGGCTAATGTCGTCTTGTTTGTATTCTGGAAGCAGGCGTTTGGCTAA
- a CDS encoding Nramp family divalent metal transporter — protein sequence MAEGSPVARKSTISRLALAYRSSRVAQLISFMGPALMVSIAYMDPGNYGTDIQGGAAYNYALIWVVWLASAMAMLLQYLSGKLGIATGFSLPELMREKLRKRIYIIPYWLAAEAAAAATDLAEYLGTVIALNLLFGVPLLYAAIFGALDVILILTLTSRRFRVIEQMFLLFVSVISIGYLYELFVTKPDPYAIAAHSFAPSFPDNGAIIIAVGVIGATVMPHALFLHSSLTANKAREATPTTRRKMLQMHKYENIITLTVAGFVNVAIMVMAAAAFHHGHSNVASISDAYRTILPIFGAAAGVIFVITLLSSGISSSVVGTLAGQSIFEGLLGKKANPWVRRLITRFVNVIPTTIAILLGVDPLNLLVYSQVILSLMIPLPMIPLVLLSRNKSLMGEFVNKKMTTLFAFVFVAVILGFNTYLLITSLVPSAAPSS from the coding sequence ATGGCCGAGGGTTCACCCGTAGCCAGAAAGTCCACTATTTCTAGGCTGGCCTTGGCCTATCGCAGTAGCAGGGTGGCGCAGCTGATTTCGTTCATGGGTCCTGCGCTAATGGTAAGCATTGCTTACATGGACCCTGGCAACTATGGCACGGACATCCAGGGGGGAGCGGCATACAACTACGCACTGATTTGGGTAGTCTGGCTTGCAAGTGCCATGGCTATGTTGCTTCAGTATCTGTCTGGCAAGCTGGGAATTGCGACAGGTTTCTCCCTCCCCGAGTTAATGCGAGAAAAATTAAGAAAGAGAATTTACATTATTCCGTATTGGCTGGCTGCCGAAGCAGCGGCCGCTGCCACCGACCTGGCAGAATACCTTGGCACGGTTATTGCCCTGAATCTCCTCTTCGGCGTTCCCCTGCTGTATGCGGCGATATTTGGCGCGCTTGATGTTATTTTGATCCTGACCCTGACATCCCGCAGGTTTAGGGTCATTGAGCAGATGTTTCTGCTGTTTGTCTCAGTCATCAGCATTGGGTATCTATACGAGTTGTTTGTGACAAAGCCCGACCCATATGCCATTGCGGCTCATTCGTTCGCGCCCTCATTTCCTGACAACGGCGCCATAATTATCGCAGTTGGCGTAATCGGAGCGACCGTGATGCCACACGCACTATTCCTCCACTCTTCTCTCACCGCGAATAAGGCCCGGGAAGCAACCCCGACCACACGTAGAAAGATGCTCCAGATGCACAAGTACGAGAACATCATTACTCTCACCGTCGCTGGATTTGTGAATGTCGCGATAATGGTCATGGCTGCGGCAGCATTTCACCACGGACACTCCAACGTCGCCTCGATAAGCGACGCGTACAGGACGATTCTCCCTATCTTTGGCGCAGCTGCAGGCGTTATCTTTGTCATCACCCTCCTTTCCTCGGGCATTTCCTCTTCTGTGGTTGGCACCTTGGCCGGCCAGTCGATCTTTGAGGGACTTTTGGGAAAAAAGGCCAATCCCTGGGTGAGGCGACTTATCACAAGGTTCGTAAATGTCATCCCGACAACAATAGCAATCCTGCTCGGCGTCGACCCATTGAACCTGCTTGTCTATAGCCAGGTGATACTAAGTCTCATGATTCCATTGCCAATGATACCTCTGGTACTTCTCTCCAGAAACAAAAGCCTGATGGGCGAATTTGTCAACAAAAAGATGACAACTCTGTTTGCTTTCGTGTTTGTGGCTGTGATACTTGGCTTCAATACGTACCTGCTGATTACGTCGTTGGTTCCATCAGCTGCACCCTCTTCTTAG
- the mntR gene encoding transcriptional regulator MntR: MKAKPEDNADEQNRLESIRIAHSSAAGKLGQPSRTDTMEDYLEVIYELIQSKGYATTIDISNYLNVSSPSVTKMVQKLDEMGYLIYEKYRGITLTDEGKAIAANIRSRHSLLVEFLKIIGVDDAVANMDAEGIEHHLHPQTLKKLEDFVKSIKK; the protein is encoded by the coding sequence TTGAAAGCGAAGCCTGAGGATAACGCTGATGAACAAAACAGGCTAGAGTCGATTCGCATAGCCCACTCCAGCGCAGCAGGCAAGCTTGGTCAGCCCTCGAGAACCGACACCATGGAGGACTACCTCGAGGTAATCTATGAACTGATACAGAGTAAAGGTTACGCCACTACAATTGACATTTCGAACTATCTCAACGTCAGCTCCCCCAGCGTGACGAAGATGGTGCAAAAACTTGACGAGATGGGCTACCTCATATACGAAAAGTACAGAGGAATTACACTCACCGATGAGGGAAAAGCGATTGCAGCGAATATACGCAGCAGACACAGCCTGCTAGTTGAATTCTTGAAGATAATCGGGGTTGATGATGCGGTAGCAAATATGGACGCAGAGGGTATCGAGCACCATCTCCATCCGCAAACTTTGAAAAAGCTTGAAGATTTTGTTAAATCGATTAAGAAGTAG
- a CDS encoding Lrp/AsnC ligand binding domain-containing protein: MPTAYILVNCTLGSEEKIINEIAKLPDVKEVRGTYGVHDIFVKVKSDNTEAMNHTITNKVRKVPGITSTVTLVVIEEQGGKG; the protein is encoded by the coding sequence ATGCCAACTGCATACATCCTCGTCAACTGCACTCTTGGCTCCGAGGAAAAGATCATTAACGAAATCGCCAAATTGCCGGACGTCAAGGAAGTCCGCGGAACTTATGGCGTGCACGACATCTTTGTGAAGGTAAAGTCAGACAACACAGAGGCAATGAATCACACAATCACGAACAAGGTCCGCAAGGTCCCGGGAATCACGTCAACGGTAACTCTTGTGGTGATTGAAGAGCAGGGCGGCAAAGGTTAA
- a CDS encoding CrcB family protein, which yields MKGIEVALIAAGAVAGALIRFKITESPLIFGTLPLNILIVNVLGSAILGAFSAISALYNLEPRYSLLVAVGFCGSLTTMSSFAFEATGMLDNRQYLNFALLVLGNVGLSLGAIIGSRELATAVARHA from the coding sequence GTTGCAGGCGCGCTAATCAGGTTCAAAATCACGGAATCTCCACTAATCTTTGGGACACTCCCGCTTAACATTCTCATAGTTAACGTGCTAGGGAGCGCAATCCTCGGCGCGTTCTCTGCAATATCTGCTCTTTACAATCTCGAGCCCCGCTATTCCCTTTTGGTCGCGGTCGGGTTCTGCGGTTCGCTGACTACAATGTCCTCATTTGCATTTGAAGCAACCGGGATGCTTGACAACAGACAGTATCTGAACTTCGCCCTGCTGGTTCTGGGAAATGTGGGCCTATCGCTGGGCGCAATCATTGGGAGCCGGGAACTCGCCACTGCCGTCGCCCGGCACGCCTAG